A region from the Campylobacter blaseri genome encodes:
- a CDS encoding type II secretion system protein — MKKGFSLIELVFAIVIIGISVSVLPRIIVQSQKSNEFAIKQELIFHAKSMMGRVMQGAWDSGHLQVGCRYSPACDDANITQVNNFPMPVPIYNIALQGGNANERVGILNFSKKFPGESDNLRWFSKGGFISTAPINFGRTSHGIQRNLNDIDDFNDQNFTINPLQDNGDFLIRTTVRVSVNYMRDNWNLGNHRNELNIIKNLSNDNTGVSATATNIKRVIVDAFDGDIYNVRLVGYFTNIGQAFFRTKEWK; from the coding sequence ATGAAAAAAGGCTTTTCTCTCATAGAGTTAGTGTTTGCTATTGTTATTATAGGTATTTCAGTGAGTGTACTGCCTAGAATAATTGTTCAATCTCAAAAATCAAACGAATTTGCTATTAAACAAGAACTGATATTTCATGCTAAATCCATGATGGGAAGAGTAATGCAAGGTGCTTGGGATAGTGGTCATTTGCAAGTAGGATGTAGATACTCTCCGGCATGTGATGATGCAAATATAACACAAGTCAACAACTTTCCTATGCCTGTTCCAATTTACAATATAGCCCTGCAAGGCGGAAATGCAAATGAAAGAGTTGGAATTTTGAATTTTTCTAAAAAATTTCCAGGAGAGTCGGATAATCTAAGATGGTTTAGTAAGGGTGGTTTTATTTCAACTGCTCCTATTAATTTTGGTAGAACAAGTCATGGTATTCAGAGAAATTTAAATGATATTGATGATTTCAATGATCAAAACTTTACAATAAATCCATTACAAGATAATGGTGACTTTTTAATCAGAACTACCGTAAGGGTATCTGTTAACTATATGAGAGACAATTGGAATCTTGGTAATCATAGAAATGAACTAAACATAATAAAAAATTTAAGTAATGATAACACGGGAGTTTCAGCAACAGCCACCAATATAAAAAGAGTTATAGTAGATGCTTTTGATGGAGACATTTATAATGTTAGACTAGTAGGGTATTTTACAAATATAGGGCAGGCATTTTTTAGAACTAAAGAGTGGAAATAA
- a CDS encoding prepilin-type N-terminal cleavage/methylation domain-containing protein, producing the protein MKNNFKKGFTLIELVMVIVIVGIISTIATDIYLNIYRNYVYSKIINELEYKTDALLEKISAMLTDRVKGSVIGRKPEISHAINKDIISIYDSKLDEKYTILEWIGASSESRNFGGANSIGWSGFADIDNSSLAVGLISPGSNFKDIKDNSILVGSNSNNLAVIFNHLLIGDGNGYGFYGTSGASNNIMNVSLQNNQEVLKVPSSAYSGDISENYILAHTAYAIVPDEVVNGRFNLRLFYNYRPWNGGQTYQNGTSTILARDVTVFRFRSLEQNIEVKICMQGQNLKEDGTTTPNSFGDGFIVCKTKVVY; encoded by the coding sequence ATGAAAAATAATTTTAAAAAAGGCTTTACTTTAATTGAACTTGTTATGGTCATAGTCATAGTAGGAATTATCTCAACTATAGCTACGGATATATATCTAAATATTTATAGAAACTATGTTTATTCAAAAATTATAAATGAACTAGAGTATAAAACAGATGCTTTGCTAGAAAAGATAAGTGCAATGCTTACAGATAGAGTTAAGGGAAGTGTGATTGGCAGAAAGCCAGAGATATCACATGCAATAAATAAAGATATAATATCAATATATGATAGTAAGCTAGATGAAAAATACACTATACTTGAATGGATAGGAGCAAGCTCAGAAAGTAGAAATTTTGGTGGTGCAAACAGCATTGGTTGGAGCGGTTTTGCAGATATAGATAATAGTAGTTTAGCCGTAGGATTAATAAGCCCTGGAAGTAACTTTAAAGATATAAAAGATAACAGCATTCTAGTTGGAAGTAATTCCAATAACTTAGCTGTTATATTTAACCATCTATTAATAGGAGATGGAAATGGATATGGATTTTATGGAACTAGTGGTGCTAGTAATAATATAATGAATGTTAGTTTGCAAAACAACCAAGAGGTTTTGAAAGTACCTTCATCAGCTTATTCAGGAGATATATCTGAGAATTATATTTTAGCACATACTGCATATGCCATTGTTCCTGATGAGGTAGTTAATGGTAGATTTAATTTGAGATTATTTTATAATTATAGACCTTGGAATGGTGGACAAACATATCAGAATGGAACCTCAACTATACTTGCAAGAGATGTTACTGTTTTTAGATTTAGAAGTTTAGAACAAAATATAGAGGTAAAAATTTGCATGCAAGGGCAAAATTTAAAAGAAGATGGAACTACCACTCCAAATAGCTTTGGAGATGGTTTTATAGTATGTAAAACAAAGGTGGTGTACTAA